One Catharus ustulatus isolate bCatUst1 chromosome 2, bCatUst1.pri.v2, whole genome shotgun sequence genomic window carries:
- the NEPRO gene encoding LOW QUALITY PROTEIN: nucleolus and neural progenitor protein (The sequence of the model RefSeq protein was modified relative to this genomic sequence to represent the inferred CDS: deleted 2 bases in 1 codon): protein MNAPPRDDLVRPATLPAPARMVPPTLGLAVRSGKMAAPRAAWDGRDMPWNRLDLPWPANSTTVPLAVQHPAVRLLSALRRRCDIAGQRLSGPGLAAEGHVLRSVLYAYHSRLLRHRPYLALQQVEQCLKRLWKMNLVGCLETLVELIPKKNASKADAECLVPSQPMLETVALKVLGGCKLILRLLDCCCKAFLLSVKHLCSKEFILLNTVASGLLSRLWIQYRCVLETLMFLYSALLTVLHLVSETQQTPYIKGFTFPSDIGDFLGADISSEAKKQKAKMLTTKKSTSWMKKLFPAMPEAVSKVGKKRKSETCTSAVKKHSILCAVDIGETVVVPTARRGKHPGFDVKSLLRPARHPTQEGLSIASTPFKAKSSPLSSRIAKSQHTGSLVQMVQTAASFGELSEALRKAILWCKTNKFKSEAYFLRNKLLKSNRLHHVETQGCSLKKKLCCVKTSVRKYLLYGSQHMRWSKQQLGARFCRRRIRSSELLKTALKTGGQKPPDLFGVCENSASLILPAYQDRSPSQEEHSSIDTRHVKQSTTGTPKQLLLEGSPCPVWKEAAENIDIDSIFAAIGV, encoded by the exons ATGAACGCACCCCCGCGGGATGACTTGGTCCGGCCCGCAACTCTCCCCGCC CCCGCCCGGATGGTGCCGCCCACGCTGGGGCTCGCCGTGCGCAGTGGGAAGATGGCGGCGCCCAGGGCGGCGTGGGACGGGCGGGATATGCCCTGGAACCGGCTGGACTTGCCCTGGCCCGCGAACAGCACCACGGTGCCGCTGGCGGTCCAGCACCCCGCAG TGAGGTTGCTGTCGGCGCTGCGGCGGCGGTGCGACATCGCCGGGCAGCGGCTATCGGGGCCGGGCCTGGCCGCCGAGGGACACGTCCTGCGCTCCGTGCTCTACGCGTACCACAGCAGGCTGCTCCGGCACCGGCCCTacctggccctgcagcag GTAGAGCAATGTTTGAAGCGCCTATGGAAAATGAATCTGGTGGGCTGCCTGGAAACTCTGGTAGAACTGATTCCCAA GAAAAATGCTTCCAAAGCCGATGCAGAGTGCTTGGTTCCCAGCCAGCCTATGTTGGAAACAGTGGCTTTGAAGGTATTGGGAGGCTGCAAGCTCATACTGCGTCTACTGGATTGTTGCTGTAAAGCTTTTCT CTTGTCCGTTAAACACCTCTGCTCCAAGGAATTCATACTCCTGAATACCGTGGCTTCAGGGCTTCTGAGCCGGCTCTG GATTCAGTACAGGTGTGTGTTGGAGACCCTCATGTTCTTGTACAGTGCCTTGTTGACAGTGCTTCATCTGGTATCTGAGACCCAACAGACCCCTTATATCAAGGGGTTTACCTTCCCTTCTGATATTGGCGACTTCCTTGGAGCTGACATATCTTCTGAGGCAAAGAAGCAAAAGGCTAAAATGcttacaacaaaaaaatctaccAGCTGGATGAAGAAGCTTTTCCCAGCAATGCCAGAGGCAGTATCAAAGGttgggaaaaagagaaaatctgagACCTGTACAAGTGCTGTTAAAAAGCATAGCATCCTGTGCGCCGTGGACATTGGAGAGACAGTTGTGGtgcccacagccaggagag GGAAGCACCCAGGGTTTGATGTGAAGAGCTTGCTTAGGCCAGCCAGACATCCAACACAAGAG GGTCTAAGCATTGCATCAACACCTTTTAAAGCAAAATCATCACCACTTTCATCTCGAATAGCAAAATCACAGCACACTGGATCTCTTGTACAGATGGTCCAAACAGCTGCATCATTTGGGGAGCTGTCAGAGGCACTCAGAAAAGCTATTCTGTGGTGCAAAACCAACAAATTCAAATCAGAAGCTTATTTTCTGCGTAACAAGTTGTTGAAAAGCAACCGGCTGCACCATGTGGAGACTCAAGGATGCAG CTTGAAGaaaaagctgtgctgtgtcaAAACATCTGTCCGTAAATACCTCCTGTACGGGTCACAACACATGCGCTGGTCAAAGCAGCAACTCGGGGCACGGTTCTGCCGAAGGAGGATCAGATCATCTGAACTCTTGAAGACGGCTCTAAAGACTGGTGGGCAAAAGCCTCCTGACCTTTTTGGGGTCTGTGAGAACAGTGCATCACTCATCCTCCCAGCTTACCAGGATAGGTCTCCGAGTCAGGAAGAACATTCCAGCATTGATACAAGACACGTCAAACAAAGCACAACAGGGACCCctaagcagctgctgctggaaggaagCCCTTGCCCAGTTTGGAAAGAAGCTGCTGAGAACATAGATATTGATTCTATTTTTGCAGCAATAGGTGTCTGA